Proteins encoded by one window of Phycisphaeraceae bacterium:
- a CDS encoding efflux RND transporter periplasmic adaptor subunit, with protein sequence MNIMERAIAIALAAVLPLTLAACDGGSPKTSGEAEHGEADGHDHSSEAEAEATGSDRVAIPAAVRSNLGISFVKVERRRVEQTLRVPGRFEYLPTARREYRTAVPGRVELLVEQFDRVEAGQPLYRLDSPSWREMQQQLADAEAQIERLDARLETFEPLLAAHQQHEDSLHESVAVWNERVEQLQSVREAGGGRVDEFAQARASLASTRADLANVMEKKAELGADRQQTVADLRAARSRLDYLLDAASSVVSRSRDELARTVETPHGTEPVWATIAAIEVTASEAGVVEMLGLTNGSWADEKTPVVTVVQPDRLRFRASGLQSDLGVLRDGLTARIVPPTPTAAGRAVPLTETMDGTITLGLAGDPNDRTLELFVVPDELKPWARPGVSAQLEIVTDSTASPELAIPLAAVQRDGLSPVIFRRNPSNPNEAIRMEADLGLDDGRWVALLSGLRDGDEVVLDGAFQLMLATSGSIQKGGHFHSDGTFHEGED encoded by the coding sequence TCTCCGAAGACATCCGGCGAGGCCGAGCACGGCGAGGCGGATGGGCACGACCACTCGTCAGAGGCCGAGGCCGAGGCAACCGGGTCCGACCGTGTCGCGATCCCGGCCGCGGTGCGGTCGAACCTCGGCATCAGCTTCGTCAAGGTCGAGCGCCGGCGGGTTGAGCAGACCCTCCGCGTGCCGGGTCGGTTCGAGTATCTGCCCACGGCGCGACGCGAGTACCGGACCGCCGTCCCCGGTCGTGTTGAGCTCCTCGTCGAGCAGTTCGACCGGGTCGAAGCGGGCCAACCGCTCTATCGGCTCGATTCGCCGTCATGGCGGGAGATGCAGCAGCAACTGGCCGACGCCGAGGCCCAGATCGAGCGTCTGGATGCACGGCTAGAGACCTTCGAGCCGCTTCTCGCGGCGCACCAGCAGCACGAGGACAGCCTCCACGAGAGTGTCGCCGTCTGGAACGAGCGGGTCGAGCAGTTGCAGTCGGTCCGCGAGGCGGGCGGGGGCCGCGTCGATGAGTTCGCCCAGGCCCGTGCGTCGCTCGCGAGCACCCGAGCCGACCTCGCCAACGTGATGGAAAAGAAGGCGGAACTCGGAGCGGACCGGCAGCAGACCGTTGCTGATCTCCGTGCGGCCCGGTCACGCCTGGACTATCTGCTCGATGCCGCCTCATCGGTCGTTTCTCGTTCGAGGGACGAACTCGCCCGGACCGTGGAGACGCCTCATGGGACCGAGCCCGTTTGGGCCACGATCGCCGCGATCGAGGTCACTGCGTCCGAAGCCGGCGTCGTGGAGATGCTGGGCCTGACCAACGGCTCGTGGGCGGATGAGAAGACACCCGTCGTCACCGTCGTGCAGCCCGACCGGCTCCGCTTCCGGGCGTCCGGGCTCCAAAGCGATCTGGGCGTGCTGCGGGACGGGCTCACGGCCCGGATCGTCCCGCCGACGCCGACCGCCGCGGGACGCGCTGTGCCTCTGACCGAGACGATGGACGGCACGATCACACTCGGACTTGCCGGCGATCCAAACGACCGCACGCTCGAACTGTTCGTCGTACCCGATGAACTCAAGCCCTGGGCCCGACCGGGCGTCTCGGCTCAGCTCGAGATCGTGACCGACTCGACGGCTTCGCCCGAACTCGCCATCCCGCTCGCCGCGGTGCAGCGTGATGGGCTCTCGCCCGTCATCTTCCGTCGCAACCCGAGCAACCCGAACGAGGCGATCCGCATGGAGGCCGACCTCGGTCTCGACGATGGGCGTTGGGTCGCCCTGCTCAGCGGTCTTCGTGACGGCGACGAGGTCGTCCTCGACGGTGCTTTTCAGCTGATGCTCGCCACCAGCGGTTCGATCCAGAAGGGTGGCCACTTCCACTCCGATGGCACGTTCCACGAAGGGGAGGATTGA
- a CDS encoding efflux RND transporter permease subunit — MLKAVIRFSLRYSTLVLIAAVMIVGYAGYRLPRMSVDVFPELNAPTVTIMAEAGGLAADEVEQYVTFPIETAVNGMSGVRRVRSASAIGLGIVWVDLEWGSDLFDARQLVAERLVTARENLPDEVEPFITPITSIAGEIMLISLSSPDGSVSPMQLRSYGEFDLRTKILAVPGVAQVVAIGGELPEYQVNVDQERLRLYDLTITDVVEAAGGAHSTASGGYLVNVDNFEIPIRQQSRVTRPEDIANTVIKYHEGVPVTIGQVAEVILGPAIKRGTASEGGEPAVVLSIQKSPGTNTLALTDSLDALFDQIEPTLPGGVLLNRDVVRQSHFIDRAVHNVTKVLGEAVIIVLVVLVLFLMNLRTTLITLTAIPISLAVGLLMMDAMNLGLNVMTLGGLTVAIGVLVDDAIIDVENVFRRLKQNRAMPEADKRPFTEVIFDASNEIRPAMVFATVIIVMVFVPLLFLQGLEGRFFQPLALTYMISILASLVVALTVVPAMCRFLLKGKLGGKHEDRDGFLVRLLKRAYEPSLRAAIRYRAWVLGTAGAVTAAALLLASTFGSSFLPSFNEGTFTVFLLAPPGTSIVESDRLATEVEKQLVQIEGVRSVSRRTGRAERDEHAEPVSNSEIEVTVDAGSDRFEVREQIDRILGAVPGITTMVGQPIEHRLSHVLSGTPAAIAINVFGEDLTELRDVAKAIEAELQGLPGARDVNANREVLITTLPIRYRHAELAAVGLSPADAAEQVREALYGEVVDTVNQGVRQYDLVVRLAPEERESIRQVRDLLLRGRGGATVRLSDVADIGPERSSNLITRENAQRKAVVSLNVAEGSNLGDLVAQVQERVDPIVQRAGMTVSYGGQFEAQQSASRTILVAGVAVVLIMLMLLQISTGSMRAAVLVMLNMPLALIGGIAAIYITEGGGLVHNTLALIGIGGPYIPPVVSIASLVGFITLFGIAVRNGILLINHYNHLMEAEGVPLGEAIVQGSMERLVPILMTAISAVLGLVPLALAAGEPGSELLAPLAIVTLGGLLTSTFLNLIVVPAGYSLVFGHKPERRPAGHPSVLSRLVGVFRRPKAITSKES; from the coding sequence ATGTTGAAAGCCGTTATCCGCTTCTCGCTCCGCTATTCCACGCTCGTGCTCATCGCGGCGGTCATGATCGTCGGCTACGCCGGTTATCGCCTGCCGAGGATGAGCGTCGATGTGTTCCCCGAACTCAACGCCCCGACCGTGACCATCATGGCCGAGGCAGGCGGGCTCGCCGCCGACGAGGTCGAGCAGTACGTCACCTTTCCCATCGAGACCGCCGTCAACGGCATGTCCGGCGTGCGGCGGGTCCGCAGTGCCAGCGCGATCGGCCTAGGCATCGTCTGGGTGGACCTTGAATGGGGCTCGGATCTGTTCGATGCCCGGCAGCTCGTGGCCGAACGGCTCGTGACCGCTCGCGAGAACCTTCCCGATGAGGTTGAACCCTTCATCACCCCGATCACCTCCATCGCGGGCGAGATCATGCTGATCTCCCTGTCGTCACCCGACGGTTCCGTCAGCCCGATGCAGCTCCGCTCATACGGCGAGTTCGACCTGCGGACCAAGATTCTCGCGGTGCCCGGCGTCGCCCAGGTCGTCGCGATCGGCGGCGAGCTGCCCGAGTACCAGGTCAATGTCGATCAGGAGCGGCTGAGGCTCTACGACCTGACCATCACGGACGTGGTCGAGGCCGCGGGCGGCGCGCACAGCACCGCGAGCGGTGGCTATCTGGTGAATGTGGATAACTTCGAGATCCCGATCCGCCAGCAGAGCCGGGTGACGCGACCGGAAGACATCGCGAACACGGTCATCAAGTACCACGAAGGCGTCCCCGTGACGATCGGTCAGGTTGCCGAGGTCATCCTCGGGCCGGCGATCAAGCGGGGTACTGCTTCTGAGGGGGGGGAGCCCGCCGTCGTGCTGTCCATCCAGAAGTCACCGGGCACCAACACGCTTGCCCTGACCGACAGTCTTGATGCGCTGTTCGATCAGATCGAGCCGACGCTTCCCGGAGGTGTCCTGCTCAACCGAGATGTTGTCCGCCAGTCGCACTTCATTGACCGAGCGGTCCACAACGTCACCAAGGTGCTTGGCGAGGCGGTCATCATCGTGCTCGTCGTCCTTGTCCTGTTCCTGATGAATCTGCGGACAACGCTCATCACGCTCACCGCGATCCCGATCTCACTGGCCGTTGGGCTCCTGATGATGGACGCGATGAACCTCGGTCTCAACGTCATGACGCTCGGCGGCCTCACGGTCGCGATCGGCGTGCTTGTCGATGACGCGATCATCGATGTGGAGAATGTCTTCCGACGCCTAAAACAGAACCGGGCCATGCCCGAGGCCGACAAGCGTCCCTTTACGGAGGTCATTTTCGACGCCAGCAACGAGATCCGACCGGCGATGGTCTTCGCCACGGTCATCATCGTCATGGTGTTCGTGCCGCTTCTCTTCCTGCAAGGGCTCGAAGGCCGCTTCTTCCAGCCCTTGGCACTCACCTACATGATCTCGATCCTCGCTTCACTGGTCGTCGCGCTGACGGTCGTGCCCGCGATGTGCCGGTTCCTGCTCAAGGGCAAACTCGGCGGCAAGCACGAGGACCGGGACGGATTCCTGGTCCGCCTTCTGAAGCGGGCGTACGAGCCGTCACTCCGGGCGGCCATTCGGTACCGGGCGTGGGTGCTCGGCACCGCCGGTGCCGTAACCGCCGCCGCACTCTTGCTGGCGAGCACGTTCGGAAGCTCGTTCCTCCCGTCGTTCAACGAGGGCACGTTCACGGTCTTCCTGCTCGCTCCTCCCGGCACCTCGATCGTCGAGAGCGATCGGCTCGCGACGGAGGTCGAGAAGCAACTCGTCCAGATCGAGGGGGTCCGGTCTGTCTCCCGGCGCACCGGCCGGGCCGAGCGTGATGAGCACGCCGAGCCGGTCAGCAACTCCGAGATCGAGGTCACCGTTGATGCGGGGAGCGACCGATTCGAGGTGCGCGAGCAGATCGATCGCATCCTCGGGGCGGTCCCTGGCATCACGACGATGGTCGGCCAGCCCATCGAGCACCGCCTCAGCCATGTGCTTTCCGGTACGCCCGCGGCGATCGCCATCAATGTCTTCGGTGAGGACCTGACCGAGCTTCGCGATGTCGCCAAGGCGATCGAGGCCGAACTCCAGGGCCTGCCGGGCGCTCGCGATGTCAACGCAAACCGCGAGGTCCTGATCACCACGCTTCCCATCCGATACCGACACGCCGAGCTCGCGGCGGTCGGTCTCAGCCCCGCCGACGCCGCGGAGCAGGTCCGCGAAGCTCTCTACGGCGAGGTCGTGGATACGGTGAACCAAGGAGTGCGGCAGTACGACCTCGTCGTGCGGCTCGCACCCGAGGAACGCGAGTCCATCCGGCAGGTCCGCGACCTGCTGCTCAGGGGCCGGGGAGGGGCCACCGTTCGATTGAGCGATGTCGCCGACATCGGCCCCGAGCGATCGAGCAACCTCATCACCCGCGAGAACGCACAGCGCAAGGCGGTGGTGTCGCTCAATGTGGCCGAAGGGTCCAACTTGGGCGACTTGGTGGCCCAGGTGCAGGAGCGTGTCGATCCGATTGTCCAGCGGGCCGGCATGACCGTGTCCTACGGCGGGCAGTTCGAAGCGCAGCAGTCGGCCTCCCGGACCATTCTCGTGGCGGGCGTTGCGGTGGTGCTCATCATGCTCATGCTGCTCCAGATCTCGACGGGATCAATGCGGGCCGCTGTGCTTGTGATGCTCAACATGCCCCTCGCGCTCATCGGCGGCATTGCGGCGATCTATATCACCGAGGGGGGTGGGCTGGTCCACAACACCTTGGCGTTGATCGGCATCGGTGGCCCGTACATCCCGCCCGTGGTGTCCATCGCCAGCCTTGTCGGCTTCATCACCCTCTTCGGGATCGCGGTTCGTAACGGCATCCTGCTCATCAATCACTACAACCACCTCATGGAAGCCGAGGGTGTCCCCCTCGGCGAGGCCATCGTCCAAGGGTCCATGGAGCGGCTCGTGCCGATCCTGATGACCGCGATCTCGGCGGTGCTCGGGCTCGTGCCGCTGGCGCTGGCCGCGGGTGAACCGGGCAGCGAACTGCTCGCGCCCCTCGCCATCGTCACCCTCGGAGGACTGCTGACCTCCACGTTCCTGAATCTCATTGTCGTCCCGGCGGGATACTCGCTTGTCTTCGGCCACAAGCCCGAGCGTCGTCCTGCTGGCCATCCATCCGTGCTTTCCCGGCTCGTCGGTGTGTTCCGCCGACCCAAAGCCATCACCTCAAAGGAGTCCTGA
- a CDS encoding cation transporter: MSGHDHHHGSDLGTRRLAWAVAINLLLTAAQVIGGVLSGSLSLVADALHNFSDAAGLLLALVARRISKRPADEQRTFGYGRAEVVGGLINLTSIMVIAGYLLIEAVTRTFDRPEVDGWMVVIVAGFALVVDAATALLTYSMSKGSVNIKAAFLHNIADALASVAVIITGTLIILFDWYWTDIVATIGISVYIVWVSWSPMKRCIRILMQSTPEHLSINLIAESLSLIEGVDAVTHLHVWPIDERTTSLEVSVGVAENATIQDIERIRRDAIDLLTKRYGIHHVTFEARLLVQVADRGLIQDHSPPSTDRNQ; the protein is encoded by the coding sequence ATGAGCGGCCATGACCATCATCACGGCTCCGATCTCGGAACCCGCCGGCTCGCCTGGGCCGTCGCCATCAACCTCCTGTTGACGGCGGCCCAGGTGATCGGTGGCGTGCTGTCTGGCAGCCTATCTCTGGTCGCCGACGCGTTGCACAACTTCAGTGATGCCGCCGGATTGTTGCTCGCGTTGGTCGCTCGGCGGATCTCCAAGCGGCCCGCGGACGAGCAGCGTACCTTCGGCTACGGGCGAGCCGAAGTGGTCGGCGGACTGATCAACCTCACATCCATCATGGTCATCGCGGGTTATCTGCTCATCGAGGCCGTCACCCGCACATTCGACCGGCCAGAGGTCGATGGATGGATGGTGGTGATCGTGGCCGGTTTCGCCTTGGTCGTTGATGCGGCTACCGCGTTGCTCACATACTCGATGTCCAAGGGCAGTGTGAACATCAAGGCCGCGTTCCTGCACAACATCGCCGACGCGCTGGCCTCGGTGGCGGTCATCATCACCGGCACCTTGATCATCCTGTTTGACTGGTACTGGACCGACATCGTCGCGACCATTGGAATCTCGGTCTACATCGTGTGGGTGTCGTGGTCGCCGATGAAGCGTTGCATCCGGATTCTGATGCAAAGCACACCAGAGCATCTGTCGATCAATTTGATCGCGGAGTCGCTCAGCCTAATCGAGGGGGTAGATGCCGTTACCCATCTGCATGTCTGGCCGATCGACGAGCGGACCACTTCTTTGGAGGTATCGGTTGGTGTCGCAGAAAATGCAACCATTCAAGATATCGAGCGGATTCGCCGCGATGCCATCGATCTGTTGACCAAGCGTTACGGCATCCACCACGTCACGTTCGAAGCTAGGCTGCTCGTACAGGTGGCCGATCGTGGGCTGATCCAGGATCACAGTCCACCGAGTACTGATCGAAATCAATGA
- a CDS encoding methyltransferase domain-containing protein, with protein MSTTANNLDTRRDHERAKYLDLAARPGSAYGSTNHGRQAVPIVRAWKPRFVVDFGCGRNDFIRHLRRLGIDGLGVDFAFDDADVVKPMHATGLVEGVADVVTCFDALEHLLPEDVNPVLAEMRRVARPRGWFCVSVCTRPSRITALGENLHPTVRPMNWWLDRIGRVGAVTDRRAGSRYIIGRFTR; from the coding sequence ATGAGCACGACCGCGAACAACCTCGACACGCGCCGTGACCACGAGCGGGCCAAGTACCTCGATCTGGCCGCGCGGCCGGGCTCGGCGTACGGCTCGACGAATCACGGCCGCCAGGCGGTCCCGATCGTGCGTGCGTGGAAGCCTCGCTTCGTCGTCGACTTCGGCTGCGGCCGCAACGACTTCATCCGGCACCTGCGCCGGCTGGGCATCGACGGGCTGGGCGTGGACTTCGCGTTCGACGACGCTGATGTCGTCAAGCCCATGCACGCGACTGGGCTCGTGGAAGGCGTGGCCGACGTGGTCACCTGCTTCGACGCGCTCGAGCACCTGTTGCCCGAGGACGTGAACCCAGTGCTGGCCGAGATGCGCCGCGTCGCCCGGCCGCGCGGGTGGTTCTGCGTCTCGGTGTGCACGCGTCCCAGCCGCATCACCGCCCTGGGCGAGAACCTGCACCCGACCGTGCGGCCCATGAACTGGTGGCTCGACCGCATCGGGCGCGTGGGCGCGGTGACCGATCGCCGGGCGGGCAGTCGCTACATCATCGGGAGGTTCACCCGCTGA
- a CDS encoding DUF2190 family protein codes for MSQIGGGGFDPVDPGDTGNGNGGTAMATTFVQQGAAIDYTPGADTPAGTVVVQGDLVGVTRVDLKAGQLGALAAEGVFDFPKATGTGNGFTAGQLAYWDNTNDVATKTATGNKLIGKAVRAAAEADATVRIRLSQ; via the coding sequence ATGAGCCAGATCGGCGGCGGCGGGTTCGACCCTGTCGACCCCGGTGACACAGGCAACGGCAACGGAGGCACAGCGATGGCAACCACATTCGTACAGCAGGGCGCGGCGATCGACTACACGCCGGGGGCGGACACGCCCGCGGGCACGGTCGTCGTGCAGGGCGATCTGGTCGGGGTCACCCGGGTGGATCTCAAGGCGGGCCAGCTCGGGGCGCTGGCGGCCGAGGGGGTCTTCGACTTCCCCAAGGCCACCGGCACCGGCAACGGCTTCACCGCCGGGCAGCTCGCCTACTGGGACAACACCAACGACGTGGCGACCAAGACCGCGACGGGGAACAAGCTCATCGGCAAGGCGGTGCGGGCCGCGGCGGAAGCCGACGCGACCGTCCGCATCCGGCTGTCCCAGTAA
- a CDS encoding Mu-like prophage major head subunit gpT family protein: MSHHRMIQASAAPAQPTALAQPNPGSHPKTLALTAQAEFEIEGADTVSGDGGAAAPLPRFRMMAYSGGPMRVAGWRHPVVIDLAGLAIPSPSRPIRFGHDATAGVGHTDQVMVEDGRLVATGMISRDTPAAREVVVSARNGFPWQASVGASVEAFEFLRENQTATVNGREVAGPLNIVRKSTLGEISFVDLGADGSTSATIAAGAAAGGDASDPVQGAGNPAPEANQPAITDPVQAMRQQIAAESERIAAVRRLCAGQHPEIEARSIREGWDATKTELEVLRASRPKAPAIHAPAAPAVNQRVLEAACVLSGRLTTPERHCAEQDLEAAARAFGQSIGLQELLLHAAWANGYTGRTFRDWHGVMDAAFGRPPGGIEASNSTISIGGILSNVANKFLLEGFFSVERTWRNITAVRSVTDFKAVTSYRLTGNDQYERIAPGGEIKHGTLGEETYTNRAETYGLMLSIDRTDIINDDLGAITSVPRKLGAGSGKTINDIFWKTFLANSGFYTAGNKNYLAGADTALSIDGLTKAEVAFMDQVDSDGKPLGVMPQVLLVPTALSALGSQLFKSMELRDNTSSAKYPVTNPHQGKFRVEVSRYLGNAAYPGHSSKAWYMLASPADLPVIEVAFLNGQEAPTIETAEQSFNRLGIQMRGYHDFGVALQDPRGGVKSKGEA, encoded by the coding sequence ATGTCACACCACCGCATGATCCAGGCGTCTGCTGCCCCCGCGCAGCCCACTGCCCTTGCCCAGCCGAACCCCGGTTCGCACCCCAAGACGCTCGCGCTCACGGCGCAGGCGGAGTTCGAGATCGAGGGCGCTGACACGGTCAGCGGCGACGGTGGCGCTGCCGCTCCCCTGCCGCGGTTCCGGATGATGGCCTACAGCGGCGGGCCCATGCGCGTCGCCGGCTGGCGGCACCCGGTCGTGATCGACCTGGCCGGACTGGCGATCCCCTCGCCGTCGCGGCCGATCCGGTTCGGGCACGACGCGACGGCGGGCGTCGGGCACACCGACCAGGTGATGGTCGAAGACGGTCGGCTGGTGGCCACCGGGATGATCTCCCGCGACACGCCCGCGGCCCGCGAGGTCGTGGTTTCAGCGCGCAACGGCTTCCCCTGGCAGGCATCCGTGGGCGCGAGCGTCGAGGCGTTCGAGTTCCTCCGCGAGAACCAGACCGCGACCGTCAACGGACGCGAGGTCGCCGGCCCCTTGAACATCGTGCGCAAGTCCACGCTCGGCGAGATCAGCTTCGTCGACCTCGGGGCCGACGGCTCGACCTCGGCGACCATCGCTGCGGGCGCTGCCGCCGGGGGCGATGCATCCGATCCCGTCCAGGGCGCGGGCAATCCTGCGCCCGAAGCGAACCAGCCCGCGATCACCGATCCGGTGCAGGCCATGCGGCAGCAGATCGCCGCCGAGAGCGAGCGGATCGCCGCCGTGCGACGGCTGTGCGCGGGCCAGCACCCCGAGATCGAGGCCCGCTCGATCCGCGAGGGCTGGGACGCGACCAAGACCGAACTGGAGGTCCTGCGGGCCAGCCGACCCAAGGCCCCTGCCATCCACGCCCCGGCCGCGCCGGCGGTCAACCAGCGGGTTCTCGAAGCCGCGTGCGTGCTCTCGGGCCGGTTGACCACTCCCGAGCGACACTGTGCGGAGCAGGATCTGGAAGCCGCGGCGCGGGCCTTCGGGCAGTCGATCGGGCTCCAGGAACTGTTGCTGCACGCCGCCTGGGCCAACGGCTACACCGGCCGGACGTTCCGCGACTGGCACGGCGTGATGGACGCCGCCTTCGGACGCCCCCCCGGCGGCATCGAGGCATCCAACAGCACGATCAGCATCGGCGGGATCCTCTCGAACGTCGCCAACAAGTTCCTGCTCGAAGGATTCTTCAGCGTCGAGCGCACCTGGCGGAACATCACCGCCGTGCGCAGCGTGACGGACTTCAAGGCCGTCACCAGCTACCGCCTGACGGGCAACGACCAGTACGAGCGCATCGCGCCCGGCGGCGAGATCAAGCACGGCACGCTGGGTGAGGAGACCTACACCAACCGGGCCGAGACCTATGGCCTGATGCTCTCGATCGACCGCACCGACATCATCAACGACGATCTGGGCGCGATCACCAGCGTGCCCCGCAAGCTCGGCGCTGGTTCGGGCAAGACGATCAACGACATCTTCTGGAAGACCTTCCTGGCGAACTCGGGCTTCTACACGGCGGGCAACAAGAACTACCTCGCTGGCGCGGACACCGCCCTGTCGATCGACGGGCTGACCAAGGCCGAGGTCGCCTTCATGGACCAGGTGGACTCTGACGGCAAGCCGCTGGGGGTGATGCCGCAGGTGCTGCTGGTGCCCACAGCGCTGTCGGCGCTGGGCAGCCAGCTCTTCAAGAGCATGGAACTGCGTGACAACACCTCGAGCGCCAAGTACCCGGTGACCAACCCGCACCAGGGCAAGTTCCGCGTCGAGGTCAGCCGCTACCTGGGCAACGCGGCCTACCCGGGCCACTCGAGCAAGGCCTGGTACATGCTCGCCTCCCCAGCGGATCTGCCGGTCATCGAGGTGGCGTTCCTCAACGGTCAAGAGGCCCCGACCATCGAGACCGCCGAGCAGAGCTTCAACCGGCTGGGGATCCAGATGCGCGGCTACCACGACTTCGGTGTGGCGCTGCAGGACCCGCGAGGCGGCGTGAAGAGCAAGGGTGAGGCATGA